Proteins from one Paenibacillus amylolyticus genomic window:
- a CDS encoding acetamidase/formamidase family protein, translating to MPPEAGGIHTTWPPRYCGGNIDCKELVQGSKLYLPIPVDGGYLAIGDGHARQGDGEVSCQAIECAMEVVDITINVIDDMVLTNPRAHTPSGWLTFGFHEDLNEATVQALDGMLTLMGELYGLQRVEAIALGSAVIDLRITQIVNGVKGVHAVLPHDAFK from the coding sequence ATGCCACCTGAAGCTGGAGGAATTCATACGACTTGGCCGCCACGTTATTGTGGAGGGAACATCGACTGCAAGGAACTGGTGCAGGGAAGTAAATTATACTTACCTATTCCTGTAGACGGTGGTTATCTCGCGATTGGTGATGGTCATGCACGTCAGGGAGATGGTGAAGTCAGTTGTCAGGCCATTGAATGTGCAATGGAGGTTGTGGATATTACGATCAACGTGATTGATGATATGGTTCTGACCAATCCTCGTGCACATACGCCATCCGGCTGGCTTACCTTCGGTTTTCATGAAGATCTGAATGAGGCTACCGTTCAAGCATTAGACGGGATGCTCACTCTGATGGGGGAGTTATACGGCTTGCAGCGCGTGGAAGCGATTGCACTTGGAAGCGCGGTAATCGACCTGCGTATCACCCAAATTGTGAATGGCGTGAAGGGTGTACATGCTGTACTTCCGCATGATGCTTTTAAGTAA
- a CDS encoding DinB family protein, which translates to MTKEIELLLQTFEEWTLFVRRLTNLEEKIWNSSMEEGKWTIKSIVSHIMLWDRYFYKEAIEKIALKQAVTLKHINFEEFNRKAIEYGSRTETSEIVNKAITYLHKIMNDIRGLPEEQLHQTYLDAEGNVFYIPQYLKDFIWHDQHHMEPLKKYLANLEA; encoded by the coding sequence ATGACCAAAGAGATTGAACTTTTGCTTCAAACTTTTGAAGAATGGACGCTCTTTGTCAGAAGGTTGACTAATCTTGAAGAAAAGATTTGGAATTCCAGTATGGAAGAAGGGAAATGGACGATAAAATCAATCGTAAGTCACATCATGTTATGGGATCGATATTTTTACAAAGAAGCGATTGAGAAGATTGCTTTGAAGCAGGCAGTTACGTTGAAACATATCAATTTTGAAGAGTTTAATCGCAAAGCTATTGAGTATGGTTCCCGCACAGAGACGTCGGAAATTGTAAATAAGGCTATCACGTACCTCCATAAAATTATGAATGATATTCGAGGGCTACCGGAAGAGCAACTTCATCAGACGTATTTGGACGCAGAGGGTAACGTATTTTATATTCCTCAATACCTGAAAGATTTTATATGGCATGATCAGCATCATATGGAACCATTGAAGAAATACCTTGCCAACCTCGAAGCATAA